The Quercus robur chromosome 3, dhQueRobu3.1, whole genome shotgun sequence DNA segment TTTTGATCAAGTGCTCATGCTTGTTACTTGCATATGAAGGCATATGTTGAAGACATCCTTTAGCATCATAGcttattatgatttatgatatTTTCCTTTAACTTTTGATCTAGATTCTGACTCCTTTTTTCTCATTTGCCTGCATGTCAGattcttaacttgtttttagaAGAACTGAGAGAGCATGGGTCGCGGAGTTAGCAGCGGTGGAGGACAGAGTTCCTTGGGCTATCTGTTTGGCAGTGGAGAGGCTCCTGCTCCTAAACCTGTCCAAACTAATGTTGAAGCTGCTCCAAGTGAAGCGCCAGCTGTGAATAATTCACCTGCTCCCAAACCTGCTGTGGCTTCTCCACCAGTAGATGTTACCAAGCAGATCCCTGCTGGTATCCATAGTACTTCTACAAATAACTACATGCGAGCAGATGGTCAAAACACTGGGAATTTCATCACGGTATGACTATACTCATGATATCTTTGCTACTTTCCTAATGCAATTCACAGGGACATTGGCATTCCAAAAATAGTACAAAATTTTGTGTAACATTAAAAGAAGTAGACGGTGTTGCAAAAGCTGGTATCTTTTTCACTTAAAGctgttattagtattttaatgaCAATATATTTAAAGGTTTGGTTAGAAataaggaccaaaaaaaaaaaaaaagacagtcATAACATCAATTGCTGTTGCCACTTGTTTTGCAATGCTTTGCATGCAATAGTCATATGTTTTGGTTTCTTTTCATCTTTCAGACCTCTAtgttttccccccttttttgtgtcccaatttttgtttttgccgTTATTGATTTATGCTGCAGGGGAGTCTGAATGTTTAAAGGTTTCTTTTCCCTTcctcagctctctctctctctctcacagcaTAATGTTTAGGTTATAGATGTTTTTGAAGGCAGAGCTCTGCATTTAGACTCGTACTTGAGCCTGTAAAGGATATAACAgccttgtaatttggtagattgGCAAGAACACACGATACCTCATTTTccaatatgtgtatatatagtctCAGCTTGCATATCATACATTGAATCATACGTGAAGGGCTTTGTTTATCTCTGCTTTATCTTTGTTTTCATGAAGTTTGATTATAAAGATTTAGAAAGAATTGTCTTTAAAGCTGTAAAGATTACCGTTTTGAGGTTCAAGATGATGTTTTCTTTTTGCTAGTATTAAGCATTATGTTAATGAACGTCAGTTTTGCAAAAGTAGATtggattacaatttttttcaagttttttggGGACATTATGGAGTTGAGAGAAGGTATTTAACGTTTGCGGCTCATGTAGTAGGTAATTGAATATTACGAATGTTACAGTTGAGTTATTTTTCCTGATATAACTTAACTGTAAATAGGTAAATAACTTAGCACAAGTACTTActaaaaaataaggataaagATTGATATATTTTATTCCTGGATGCAGGATCGGCCCTCTACTAAGGTCCATTCTGCCCCTGGTGGTGGATCTTCTCTGGGCTACCTCTTTGGTGGAGGACCGGCTGGTGGTGGCGGTAACTGAGATATGCTGGCATATCTGCAAAATGGAAGTACTGTTTATTGATTTTTGTGGAACCTGTAATTTGGACGAAGTAGTGCTGTCTTCTTTTATGTAAACAATGAAAACTTGCTGGGGTCATTTTATGTAATATATTGGTTTTGTGGTTGTTTGGATAATTCAATCAAGAGTTCCTTATTCTATATGCATAAATATTTGTTACAAAGCTCAGTTACTGTTAAGCACAAAGTTACATTTAATGCATAATTGTTTCATACTGTGTTTTGAGTCACATTTTGGTGTCTTCCTTTTTCCCTCACTGCAATCTATTTCTGCTTCCTCCCTCCCACTGAATCCTTTGAGACATGCACACATTTTTCCAAAATCCATTGGCAAGTTTATTAGCTGTTGACTCACTCCTTTTTTAGATTGCATTAGGCTTGGTAGTGTTTAAAGTTTGGATCCAGCTTGGTTGGTGGAGTCATAGTGGTGTTTTGAGCCATATGAGCATCTGCCATCTGTGACAGTGGTTACAGACATCTTGGCTTCTGAATTTGTTTCTTCCACTAGCTTG contains these protein-coding regions:
- the LOC126719037 gene encoding protein SPIRAL1-like 1 translates to MGRGVSSGGGQSSLGYLFGSGEAPAPKPVQTNVEAAPSEAPAVNNSPAPKPAVASPPVDVTKQIPAGIHSTSTNNYMRADGQNTGNFITDRPSTKVHSAPGGGSSLGYLFGGGPAGGGGN